Proteins from a genomic interval of Rhodococcus rhodochrous:
- a CDS encoding S1 family peptidase, whose protein sequence is MRLSSASRAAVRSTTRRVAVAAASAVLLAVPLSATASAAPAEQLPSAELPAELVEAIQRDLGLSPEEYLDRAARAQELGDYARDFRSEHPSEFAGAWLGEDGKPVIAVTNREAAERAAQDGFHATVAPVSADGLEQALAELNRWVAGLPREVSSQINSASIDVLNNQIVLDIVNSPIGRALNLPSLVANVQVQLSPGMPPNDPAPMGGDTYITADGDVRATPIERIGICSFGFNGVDADGNAVNLTAGHCDAVARADGGSTVYLPNRANIDESVRIGKFTESTVGTDSTLDYGIVSLDEAGVEAGLDRPSVRGGNGSTLTVTGTAVPVVGAPVCKSGQSSSFTCGLVVADRIETQLTYDSGFSSTIRGFATSACTLAGDSGGAIVTGTLALGVISGSNSAGAPNCVEANLVLAPNGGTSSLGIPIQEIENATGTRVRTAANPA, encoded by the coding sequence ATGCGTCTCTCGTCGGCGTCGCGCGCCGCAGTCCGTTCCACCACCCGCCGCGTCGCAGTCGCAGCGGCCTCCGCGGTTCTGCTGGCAGTGCCCTTGAGCGCCACAGCGAGTGCCGCGCCCGCCGAACAGTTGCCTTCCGCTGAACTTCCCGCCGAACTCGTCGAGGCGATCCAGCGCGACCTGGGTCTGTCCCCCGAGGAGTACCTCGATCGTGCCGCCCGCGCGCAGGAGCTCGGCGACTACGCCCGCGACTTCCGCTCCGAGCACCCCTCCGAGTTCGCCGGTGCCTGGCTCGGCGAGGACGGCAAGCCGGTCATCGCCGTCACGAATCGCGAGGCCGCCGAGCGCGCTGCGCAGGACGGCTTCCACGCCACGGTCGCGCCGGTCTCGGCCGACGGACTCGAGCAGGCCCTCGCCGAACTGAACCGCTGGGTGGCGGGACTCCCGCGCGAGGTGTCGTCGCAGATCAACTCCGCGTCGATCGATGTGCTCAACAACCAGATCGTCCTCGACATCGTGAACTCGCCCATCGGGCGCGCACTGAACCTGCCGTCGCTGGTCGCGAACGTGCAGGTCCAGCTGTCGCCGGGCATGCCGCCGAACGATCCGGCCCCGATGGGTGGCGACACCTACATCACCGCCGACGGCGACGTCCGCGCCACGCCCATCGAGCGCATCGGCATCTGCTCGTTCGGCTTCAACGGTGTCGACGCCGACGGTAACGCCGTCAACCTCACCGCCGGTCACTGCGACGCGGTCGCCCGTGCCGACGGTGGTTCGACGGTCTACCTGCCCAACCGCGCGAACATCGACGAGAGCGTGCGGATCGGCAAGTTCACCGAGTCCACGGTGGGCACCGACAGCACCCTCGACTACGGCATCGTCTCTCTCGACGAGGCCGGCGTCGAGGCCGGCCTCGACCGCCCGTCGGTCCGCGGCGGCAACGGTTCGACCCTCACGGTCACCGGCACGGCCGTTCCGGTCGTCGGCGCGCCCGTCTGCAAGTCGGGCCAATCCTCGTCGTTCACGTGCGGCCTCGTCGTCGCCGATCGCATCGAGACCCAGCTGACCTACGACTCGGGCTTCTCGAGCACCATCCGCGGCTTCGCGACCTCCGCCTGCACCCTCGCGGGTGACAGCGGTGGCGCCATCGTCACCGGCACCCTCGCCCTCGGCGTGATCAGCGGATCGAACAGCGCCGGCGCACCGAACTGCGTCGAGGCGAACCTGGTACTCGCGCCCAACGGTGGCACCTCCAGCCTCGGCATTCCGATCCAGGAGATCGAGAACGCCACCGGCACCCGGGTCCGTACTGCGGCGAACCCGGCATAA
- a CDS encoding S1 family peptidase, which produces MRRTFARRTAVIGSAALLLLGPAVAIAQAEPETEPAQTSSLPAELVEALQRDLNIDAERFLADAQRSQDLAAFAEKAREQFEAVFAGVWLDDQGTATVGLTEGDGFEEARKAAEDAGFTVAETERSEDALEDQLGALGDWLETQPPAVADVIRGIAIDVVNNDVVVRTDNVSGVELPDFLDGVRVLFAPAELTPEGATDLQPIAGGLDAPDALFGGDAYAALGAGEGLRCSLGFNGEDGSGQPVNITAGHCDPNRAQAGTRWASQVHQLIGDNLGQHLGSFEKTVLDGSDYALIRPTSDAAGRFENNGVRVPFAAPLPITGIADPVVGAPVCKSGLRTGYSCGVVTATGQNVEIGHRVLENGFSTNLCALQGDSGGTLVTGTLALGISSASNVGQYGMCEIAGFVSGLLGESPELFATPIKTVLAENPGLKVRTW; this is translated from the coding sequence ATGCGACGCACCTTCGCACGTCGGACGGCCGTCATCGGTTCGGCCGCACTGCTGCTCCTCGGTCCTGCCGTTGCCATCGCGCAGGCCGAACCCGAGACCGAACCCGCGCAGACGTCGTCTCTGCCGGCCGAGCTCGTCGAGGCGTTGCAGCGCGACCTGAACATCGATGCCGAGCGCTTCCTCGCCGATGCGCAGCGCAGCCAGGATCTCGCCGCGTTCGCCGAGAAGGCACGGGAGCAGTTCGAAGCCGTCTTCGCCGGTGTGTGGCTGGACGACCAGGGCACCGCCACGGTCGGCCTCACCGAGGGTGACGGCTTCGAGGAGGCCCGCAAGGCCGCCGAGGATGCCGGATTCACCGTCGCCGAGACCGAGCGCAGCGAGGACGCCCTCGAAGATCAGCTCGGCGCGCTGGGCGACTGGCTCGAGACCCAGCCGCCCGCCGTCGCCGACGTCATCCGCGGTATCGCCATCGACGTGGTGAACAACGACGTCGTCGTGCGCACCGACAACGTGTCCGGTGTCGAGCTCCCCGACTTCCTCGACGGGGTGCGCGTGCTGTTCGCTCCCGCCGAGCTGACGCCGGAGGGCGCGACCGACCTGCAGCCCATCGCCGGTGGCCTCGACGCCCCCGACGCCCTCTTCGGTGGCGACGCCTACGCCGCGCTCGGCGCCGGTGAGGGCCTGCGCTGCTCGCTCGGCTTCAACGGCGAGGACGGCAGCGGACAGCCCGTGAACATCACCGCCGGCCACTGCGACCCCAACCGCGCGCAGGCCGGCACTCGGTGGGCCTCCCAGGTCCACCAGCTCATCGGCGACAACCTCGGCCAGCACCTCGGCTCGTTCGAGAAGACGGTGCTCGACGGCAGCGACTACGCGCTGATCCGCCCCACCTCCGATGCCGCGGGTCGCTTCGAGAACAACGGCGTGCGCGTTCCGTTCGCCGCTCCGCTGCCCATCACGGGTATCGCGGATCCCGTCGTCGGCGCCCCGGTCTGCAAGTCGGGCCTGCGCACCGGCTACAGCTGCGGCGTCGTGACCGCCACCGGCCAGAACGTCGAGATCGGCCACCGCGTGCTCGAGAACGGCTTCTCCACCAACCTGTGTGCCCTGCAGGGCGACAGCGGTGGCACCCTCGTCACCGGCACCCTCGCCCTCGGCATCTCCAGTGCCTCGAACGTCGGCCAGTACGGCATGTGCGAGATCGCCGGGTTCGTCAGCGGCCTGCTCGGTGAGAGCCCCGAGCTGTTCGCCACGCCGATCAAGACGGTCCTGGCGGAGAACCCGGGCCTGAAGGTCCGCACCTGGTAA
- a CDS encoding ammonium transporter translates to MKLKKLAAVATMTIAAMGITAGTSYAAPAAQDEINYESKVEGDSVVTVIDAGEFQVSGDGESVELQDNAGNTVLSLPLAIQLGDLQLPFERQISEDGKTLTLTPVTDLSKATPVAPEDKVGASLTPVALKLTDVASPDENLKAQQNFASQLGIATAVGGLAGTIIGAVVGGLGLLGGPVGLASIPLGATVGGIIGTIVAGGPTLAIAGIGLIQTLAAPPGTTVYAN, encoded by the coding sequence ATGAAGCTGAAGAAGCTTGCCGCTGTGGCGACGATGACGATCGCCGCCATGGGCATCACCGCCGGTACCTCGTATGCGGCGCCCGCTGCGCAGGACGAGATCAACTACGAGTCCAAGGTCGAGGGCGACTCGGTGGTCACCGTCATCGACGCCGGCGAGTTCCAGGTCTCCGGGGACGGCGAGAGCGTCGAGCTCCAGGACAACGCCGGCAACACTGTCCTCAGCCTGCCGCTGGCCATTCAGCTCGGCGATCTGCAGCTCCCCTTCGAGCGTCAGATCAGCGAGGACGGCAAGACCCTCACGCTGACCCCGGTCACCGACCTGTCGAAGGCCACCCCCGTCGCCCCCGAGGACAAGGTCGGCGCGAGCCTCACGCCGGTCGCCCTGAAGCTGACCGATGTTGCTTCGCCGGACGAGAACCTGAAGGCTCAGCAGAATTTCGCGTCGCAGCTGGGTATCGCGACCGCGGTCGGCGGCCTGGCCGGAACCATCATCGGAGCCGTGGTGGGCGGTCTCGGCCTGCTCGGTGGCCCCGTGGGTCTTGCTTCCATTCCTCTGGGCGCAACGGTCGGTGGCATCATCGGCACCATCGTCGCGGGTGGTCCCACGCTCGCGATCGCGGGCATCGGCCTGATCCAGACGCTGGCTGCGCCTCCGGGCACCACGGTCTACGCCAACTGA
- a CDS encoding (Fe-S)-binding protein: MNALTITLGTIGVLLSLVCWFAFISGALKMVNTIRVGQPAPDRWRPFFPRFKQMVVEFLAHTKMVKFRTVGWAHWLVMVGFMLGAIVWFEAYGQTFDPEFHWPLIGDTVVYHFIDEILGLGTVIGILTLIYIRQRNHPRQPGRMSRFSGSNFKAAYFVEAVVLLEGLGMILVKAGKIATYHHHNAYTDFFTMQVARILPESPELVSVFAFIKLMSGMVWLYIVGRNITWGVAWHRFSAFFNIYFKREDDGGPALGAARQMMSGGKPVDMEDADPDKDTFGAGRIEDFTWKGWLDFTTCTECGRCQSQCPAWNTGKPLSPKLLITSLRDHGYAKAPYLLAGGRTDLGGDEVGLVDAEGNPDEAKLAKIPTSAREESGRKLVGETEGLLEAGELAPVIDTETLWSCTNCGACVEQCPVDIEHVDHIIDMRRYQVLIESDFPSELAGLFKNLENKGNPWGQNAKDRLNWINEMEFDIPVFGQDADSFDGYEYLFWVGCAGAYEDRAKKTTKAVAELLATAGVKFMVLGAEETCTGDSARRAGNEFLFQQLAQQNIEVLNGVFEGVEQSKRKIVVTCAHCFNALNNEYPQVGGSYEVVHHTQLLNRLVRAKKLVQVKAVGQDVTYHDPCFLGRHNKVYNAPRELMAASGAKLVEMPRHGERSMCCGAGGARMWMEEKIGKRINIDRVDEALTTNPAKIATGCPFCRVMLTDGVTARQEEGKGEGVEVIDVAQLMLESISRVEAAKLSDNLKVVQQPKTPVEVEETAEEVEKERVEEVEVAAAAPAAPKTTGAPKAGGLQMKGGLKAPGGPKAPGGAKAPASEAAEASAAPKAKPGGLQMKGGLKGPGAKKAAAPAAPAASSEASAAPAAEAPAAPKAKPGGLQMKGGLKAPGAKAPGAAKPAAPAAPAESSSEAPAAEAPAVPKAKPGGLQLKSGLKGPGAKKAAPAANSAPAAPAEEAPAAEAPATEAPAEQPKESALPKAKPGGLQLKSGLKGPGAKKAAPAAPAAAPAKAEPTPEPEPVAEAPAEPETPATPAKPEVEAPKAKPGALGFKPGAKAPGRK, translated from the coding sequence ATGAATGCCCTGACGATTACGTTGGGCACGATCGGCGTGCTGCTGAGCCTCGTGTGTTGGTTCGCGTTCATCAGCGGCGCACTGAAGATGGTCAACACGATCCGGGTCGGCCAGCCGGCCCCGGACCGCTGGCGGCCGTTCTTCCCGCGCTTCAAGCAGATGGTCGTCGAATTCCTCGCGCACACGAAGATGGTCAAGTTCCGGACCGTCGGCTGGGCGCACTGGCTGGTGATGGTCGGCTTCATGCTCGGCGCGATCGTCTGGTTCGAGGCCTACGGCCAGACGTTCGATCCGGAGTTCCACTGGCCCCTCATCGGTGACACCGTCGTCTATCACTTCATCGACGAGATCCTCGGCCTCGGCACGGTGATCGGCATCCTGACGCTGATCTACATCCGCCAGCGCAACCATCCGCGTCAGCCCGGTCGGATGTCGCGCTTCAGCGGCTCGAACTTCAAGGCCGCCTACTTCGTCGAAGCGGTCGTGCTGCTCGAGGGCCTGGGCATGATCCTGGTGAAGGCCGGCAAGATCGCCACCTACCACCACCACAACGCCTACACCGACTTCTTCACGATGCAGGTCGCTCGGATCCTTCCGGAGAGCCCCGAACTCGTGTCGGTCTTCGCGTTCATCAAGCTCATGTCGGGCATGGTGTGGCTCTACATCGTCGGCCGCAACATCACCTGGGGTGTCGCATGGCACCGCTTCTCGGCCTTCTTCAACATCTACTTCAAGCGTGAGGACGACGGCGGTCCCGCTCTCGGTGCCGCACGTCAGATGATGTCCGGCGGCAAGCCCGTCGACATGGAAGACGCCGATCCGGACAAGGACACCTTCGGTGCCGGCCGCATCGAGGACTTCACGTGGAAGGGTTGGCTGGACTTCACGACCTGCACCGAGTGCGGTCGTTGCCAGTCGCAGTGCCCCGCCTGGAACACCGGTAAGCCGCTGTCGCCGAAGCTGCTCATCACGTCGCTGCGCGACCACGGTTACGCCAAGGCTCCCTACCTGCTCGCCGGTGGTCGCACCGATCTCGGTGGCGACGAGGTCGGCCTGGTCGACGCCGAGGGCAACCCGGATGAGGCCAAGCTGGCGAAGATCCCGACGTCGGCTCGCGAGGAGTCGGGTCGCAAGCTCGTCGGCGAGACCGAGGGACTGCTGGAAGCAGGCGAGCTCGCTCCCGTCATCGACACCGAAACCCTGTGGTCGTGCACCAACTGTGGTGCGTGCGTCGAGCAGTGCCCGGTGGACATCGAGCACGTCGACCACATCATCGACATGCGTCGCTACCAGGTGCTCATCGAGTCGGACTTCCCGTCCGAGCTCGCGGGTCTGTTCAAGAACCTCGAGAACAAGGGCAACCCCTGGGGCCAGAACGCCAAGGACCGTCTCAACTGGATCAACGAGATGGAGTTCGACATCCCGGTCTTCGGCCAGGATGCCGACAGCTTCGACGGCTACGAGTACCTCTTCTGGGTCGGCTGTGCCGGTGCCTACGAGGACCGCGCCAAGAAGACCACGAAGGCCGTCGCCGAGCTCCTCGCGACCGCCGGCGTGAAGTTCATGGTCCTCGGTGCCGAGGAGACCTGCACCGGCGACTCCGCTCGCCGCGCGGGCAACGAGTTCCTGTTCCAGCAGCTGGCGCAGCAGAACATCGAGGTCCTCAACGGTGTGTTCGAGGGCGTCGAGCAGAGCAAGCGCAAGATCGTCGTGACCTGTGCGCACTGCTTCAACGCGCTGAACAACGAGTACCCGCAGGTGGGTGGCAGCTACGAGGTCGTCCACCACACGCAGCTGCTCAACCGTCTCGTGCGGGCGAAGAAGCTGGTCCAGGTCAAGGCCGTCGGCCAGGACGTGACCTACCACGATCCGTGCTTCCTCGGACGGCACAACAAGGTCTACAACGCTCCGCGCGAGCTGATGGCGGCGTCGGGCGCGAAGCTCGTCGAGATGCCGCGTCACGGCGAGCGGTCCATGTGCTGTGGTGCCGGTGGTGCCCGCATGTGGATGGAGGAGAAGATCGGTAAGCGCATCAACATCGACCGTGTCGACGAAGCGCTCACCACGAATCCCGCCAAGATCGCGACGGGCTGCCCGTTCTGCCGCGTCATGCTCACCGACGGTGTGACGGCGCGTCAGGAAGAGGGCAAGGGCGAGGGCGTCGAGGTCATCGACGTCGCGCAGCTCATGCTCGAGTCCATCTCTCGTGTCGAGGCTGCCAAGCTCAGCGACAACCTCAAGGTCGTCCAGCAGCCGAAGACGCCGGTCGAGGTCGAGGAGACCGCGGAAGAGGTCGAGAAGGAGCGCGTCGAGGAGGTCGAGGTGGCAGCGGCAGCGCCGGCTGCTCCGAAGACCACCGGTGCCCCGAAGGCCGGCGGGCTGCAGATGAAGGGCGGTCTCAAGGCTCCGGGCGGACCGAAGGCTCCCGGTGGTGCGAAGGCTCCTGCTTCCGAGGCAGCCGAGGCTTCCGCAGCTCCGAAGGCGAAGCCGGGCGGACTGCAGATGAAGGGTGGCCTGAAGGGTCCGGGCGCGAAGAAGGCTGCGGCTCCGGCTGCACCTGCCGCGTCGTCCGAGGCTTCTGCTGCTCCTGCGGCCGAGGCACCGGCAGCGCCGAAGGCCAAGCCCGGTGGACTGCAGATGAAGGGCGGCCTCAAGGCTCCGGGTGCGAAGGCCCCGGGTGCCGCGAAGCCGGCCGCACCTGCTGCCCCTGCCGAGTCGTCGTCGGAAGCTCCCGCAGCCGAGGCACCTGCGGTGCCGAAGGCGAAGCCGGGTGGCCTCCAGCTCAAGAGCGGCCTGAAGGGCCCCGGCGCCAAGAAGGCGGCTCCGGCAGCGAACTCTGCGCCCGCGGCTCCGGCCGAGGAAGCACCTGCTGCGGAGGCTCCCGCGACGGAAGCCCCTGCGGAGCAGCCGAAGGAGTCGGCGCTCCCGAAGGCGAAGCCGGGCGGACTGCAGCTCAAGAGCGGTCTGAAGGGACCGGGTGCGAAGAAGGCTGCGCCTGCCGCTCCTGCTGCTGCGCCGGCGAAGGCGGAGCCGACGCCGGAACCCGAGCCGGTCGCCGAGGCTCCTGCGGAGCCCGAGACGCCCGCGACCCCGGCGAAGCCGGAGGTCGAGGCACCGAAGGCGAAGCCGGGCGCGCTCGGCTTCAAGCCCGGCGCGAAGGCACCTGGCCGCAAGTAG
- a CDS encoding alpha/beta hydrolase: MAVVTTVVASTWGLGASTASAEPDEARLVSTTVVDDQQLDIEVYSPSMDENIELRILRPTDTDTPGPTLYVLSGVDGGSYNNSWMDQSDIVDFFSDKHVNVVIPKGGESSYYTDWKHDDPNLGRYKWATFLTEELPPVIDGTYATTGTNGLIGFSMSGTSSLNLAIAAPDLYDAVGSFSGCARTSDPLGQAFVTTTVVNFFGNPLNMWGPFDDPTWVANDPYVNAEKLRGTTLYLSSRTGLPGRYDNLESEWIKDEEDLADVVIKGGLIEAAAADCTRRMATRLDELGIPATIDIHDDGTHNWGYWQDDLHNSWPVLGPAIGAS; the protein is encoded by the coding sequence TTGGCGGTCGTGACGACCGTCGTGGCGTCGACCTGGGGACTCGGAGCGTCGACGGCGTCCGCAGAACCCGATGAGGCCCGGCTCGTGAGCACCACGGTCGTCGACGACCAGCAGCTCGACATCGAGGTCTACTCGCCGTCCATGGACGAGAACATCGAGCTGCGGATCCTGCGCCCCACCGACACCGACACTCCCGGCCCCACGCTGTACGTGCTGAGCGGCGTCGACGGCGGGTCGTACAACAACAGCTGGATGGACCAGTCCGACATCGTCGACTTCTTCTCCGACAAGCACGTCAACGTCGTCATCCCGAAGGGCGGCGAGTCGAGCTACTACACCGACTGGAAGCACGACGACCCGAACCTCGGCCGCTACAAGTGGGCCACCTTCCTCACGGAGGAACTGCCGCCCGTCATCGACGGCACCTACGCGACCACCGGCACCAACGGTCTGATCGGTTTCTCGATGTCGGGTACGTCGTCGCTCAATCTCGCCATCGCTGCACCGGATCTGTACGACGCGGTGGGCAGCTTCAGCGGCTGCGCACGCACGAGCGACCCCCTCGGCCAAGCCTTCGTCACCACGACCGTCGTCAACTTCTTCGGCAACCCGCTCAACATGTGGGGGCCGTTCGACGACCCCACCTGGGTCGCCAACGATCCGTACGTCAACGCCGAGAAACTCCGCGGCACCACTCTGTACCTGTCGTCGCGCACCGGCCTGCCCGGCCGCTACGACAATCTCGAATCCGAGTGGATCAAAGACGAGGAAGACCTCGCCGACGTGGTCATCAAGGGCGGACTCATCGAAGCCGCCGCGGCCGACTGCACCCGGCGCATGGCGACGCGCCTCGACGAACTGGGCATCCCCGCCACCATCGACATCCACGACGACGGCACCCACAACTGGGGCTACTGGCAGGACGACCTGCACAACTCGTGGCCCGTCCTCGGCCCCGCGATCGGCGCCTCCTGA
- a CDS encoding esterase/lipase family protein produces MFGRSLLLTVLAAGLLGSGVAAASPATLPVPYELPDTVALELENPGGSAPGSNDPNCRPTADKPNPVVLVHNTSGNRQVAWQTFSPLLANAGYCVFAPTFGAFPGPWPVSALGGMAPLEPSTHQLSAFVDEVLAQTGAEKVDIVGHSQGTLVAAKWIGDGGADKVDRLVSLAPLWDGTTIVTSDGVMRDFEYATCPACADMLPGSQFLEDLAATGRFVEPVEYTNILTAHDDVVQPYTSGLGEDPNVTDIVLQDVCASAKTTHLQMLADRLTAELVLSTLDETVPAPTGCVD; encoded by the coding sequence GTGTTTGGCCGATCGCTCCTGCTGACCGTTCTCGCCGCGGGTCTTCTCGGATCCGGCGTGGCGGCCGCCTCGCCCGCCACGCTGCCCGTTCCGTACGAACTTCCCGACACGGTGGCTCTGGAGCTCGAGAATCCGGGTGGTTCGGCTCCCGGCTCGAACGACCCGAATTGTCGCCCGACCGCCGACAAGCCCAATCCTGTTGTGCTGGTCCACAACACCAGCGGCAACCGGCAGGTCGCGTGGCAGACGTTCTCGCCTCTGCTCGCCAACGCCGGCTACTGCGTCTTCGCTCCGACGTTCGGCGCGTTCCCCGGTCCGTGGCCCGTCAGCGCTCTGGGTGGGATGGCGCCGCTCGAGCCGAGCACACATCAGCTCTCCGCATTCGTCGACGAGGTGCTCGCGCAGACCGGAGCCGAGAAGGTCGACATCGTCGGCCATTCGCAGGGCACGTTGGTCGCGGCGAAGTGGATCGGTGACGGCGGCGCCGACAAGGTCGACCGGCTCGTGTCGCTCGCTCCCCTGTGGGACGGGACGACCATCGTCACCAGCGACGGTGTGATGCGCGACTTCGAGTACGCGACGTGCCCCGCCTGCGCCGACATGCTTCCCGGTTCGCAGTTCCTCGAGGATCTCGCCGCGACCGGCCGTTTCGTCGAGCCGGTGGAGTACACGAACATCCTCACCGCCCACGACGACGTGGTGCAGCCGTACACGAGCGGCCTGGGCGAGGACCCGAACGTCACCGACATCGTGCTGCAGGACGTGTGTGCCTCCGCGAAGACCACGCACCTGCAGATGCTTGCCGACCGGCTCACCGCGGAGCTCGTGCTCTCCACCCTCGACGAGACCGTTCCGGCGCCCACCGGCTGCGTCGACTGA